A region of Myxococcus stipitatus DSM 14675 DNA encodes the following proteins:
- a CDS encoding GTP-binding protein produces MDTALQAALPSDVQQLLDEHSNRALLRLAVVGSVDDGKSTLIGRLLYECDGLFEDQISAVRRASAKRAAARTEVPPEVLAQGLKAAAGAGDEEELDFSLFTDGLRAEREQGITIDVAYRYLSTARRKIIIADTPGHLQYTRNMATGASTADAGVILVDARLGVLPQTRRHAYIASLLGIPYLAVVVNKMDLVGYDRATFERIGTELADFALTLGFEGVRLFPVSASRGDNITRSSPRTPWFDGGTLLSWLESLPHQRRLDGAPFRFPVQYVLRPHQDYRGLAGQVASGTVRVGDEVQVLPSGRKTRVEAIDTFDGPREEASATASITLRLTDEVDASRGDVLAHVNQPPLALQHLDAMLVWFGEQPLDATRRYLVKQATRTAPANIERVLWRKELEDLAEVPAESLSLNDIGRVRLLCRRPLLCDPYQENRRTGAFIVIDALTHDTVGAGMVLGPAETTSRGAQSQVSRDERWKNLGQSGAVVLLPATPDSEQRAFALERALFDRGLHVATVNGDVEVAQALARAGLLVLVQAHAPQVRRTLREETRDAGTGWWELEESESVERWTERLASTRENKS; encoded by the coding sequence ATGGACACCGCACTCCAAGCCGCACTCCCCTCCGACGTGCAGCAGCTCCTCGACGAGCACTCCAACCGCGCGCTGCTGAGGCTCGCCGTGGTGGGCTCCGTGGACGATGGCAAATCTACGCTCATCGGTCGTCTCCTCTACGAATGCGACGGACTCTTCGAGGACCAGATCTCCGCCGTGCGCCGCGCCAGCGCGAAGCGGGCCGCGGCCCGGACGGAGGTTCCTCCCGAGGTGCTCGCGCAGGGCCTGAAGGCCGCCGCGGGCGCGGGTGACGAGGAGGAGCTCGACTTCTCGCTCTTCACCGATGGTCTGCGTGCGGAGCGGGAGCAGGGCATCACCATCGACGTGGCCTACCGGTACCTGTCCACGGCACGGCGGAAGATCATCATCGCGGACACGCCGGGGCACCTCCAGTACACGCGCAACATGGCCACGGGCGCGTCCACCGCGGACGCGGGGGTCATCCTGGTGGATGCGCGGCTGGGCGTGCTGCCGCAGACGCGGCGGCATGCGTACATCGCCTCGCTGCTGGGCATCCCCTACCTCGCGGTGGTGGTGAACAAGATGGACCTGGTGGGCTACGACCGCGCCACCTTCGAGCGCATCGGCACGGAGCTGGCGGACTTCGCCCTCACCCTCGGCTTCGAGGGCGTGCGGCTGTTCCCCGTCAGCGCCAGCCGGGGCGACAACATCACCCGCTCCAGCCCGCGCACGCCCTGGTTCGACGGCGGAACGCTGCTGTCCTGGCTGGAGTCACTGCCGCATCAACGTCGGCTCGACGGCGCGCCCTTCCGCTTCCCCGTCCAGTACGTGCTGCGTCCCCACCAGGACTATCGCGGGCTCGCCGGACAGGTGGCCTCCGGCACCGTGCGCGTGGGGGACGAGGTGCAGGTGCTGCCCTCGGGGCGCAAGACCCGGGTGGAGGCCATCGACACCTTCGATGGTCCTCGCGAGGAGGCCTCCGCCACGGCCTCCATCACGCTGCGGCTGACGGACGAAGTGGACGCCAGCCGGGGTGACGTGCTGGCCCACGTGAATCAGCCGCCCCTGGCCCTCCAGCACCTCGACGCGATGCTGGTGTGGTTCGGTGAGCAGCCGCTGGACGCGACGCGCCGCTACCTGGTGAAGCAGGCCACGCGCACCGCGCCCGCGAACATCGAGCGCGTGCTGTGGCGCAAGGAGCTGGAGGACCTGGCGGAGGTCCCCGCGGAGTCGCTCTCGCTCAACGACATCGGCCGGGTGCGCCTGCTCTGCCGGCGTCCCCTGCTGTGCGACCCGTACCAGGAGAACCGCCGCACGGGCGCCTTCATCGTCATCGACGCGCTCACCCACGACACCGTGGGCGCGGGCATGGTGCTCGGCCCCGCGGAGACCACGTCGCGCGGCGCGCAGTCCCAGGTCAGCCGCGATGAGCGGTGGAAGAACCTGGGCCAGTCCGGCGCCGTCGTCCTGCTCCCCGCCACGCCCGACAGCGAGCAGCGCGCCTTCGCGCTGGAGCGCGCGCTGTTCGACCGGGGCCTGCATGTCGCCACCGTCAACGGCGACGTGGAGGTGGCGCAGGCCCTGGCACGCGCGGGCCTGCTCGTGCTGGTGCAGGCCCACGCGCCCCAGGTCCGCCGCACGCTGCGCGAGGAGACGCGCGACGCGGGCACGGGCTGGTGGGAGCTGGAGGAATCCGAATCCGTGGAGCGCTGGACCGAGCGCCTCGCCTCGACGCGGGAGAACAAGTCATGA
- a CDS encoding alpha-hydroxy acid oxidase: MTVSIEDLRQRAQRRLPRTVFDYIEGFSDDGYTVTANRQSFDRYLFRSRALVDVSAIDHSTTLLGEPLATPIVLAPTGLAGLLAPRGEELAAKAAASRGTVFTLSTMSIGTIEEVAAAASTPLWFQLYIWKDRSVTQSLLDRAKAAGYRALCLTVDVPVMGNREQDRRNGFTVPPRIHFANVLDVLRHLGWVLRMSSSPRATFGNFVGHPALTRTDAVGVARFTNHQFDTSVTWKDVEWLRSHWPGPLVIKGITNPEDARRAVSLGVEALIVSNHGGRQLDFLPAAIDLLPEVVDAVEGRAEVILDGGIRRGSDIAKAIAMGARACMVGRPFLYGLAADGQAGVELALDLLTSELDRTLALLGRPRLSDLDRTALRVDAPASLEPRTSQRHGATPTSMRPVGGTHDT, from the coding sequence GTGACTGTCAGCATCGAGGACTTGCGTCAGCGAGCACAGCGGCGGCTGCCCCGGACCGTCTTCGATTACATCGAGGGCTTCTCCGACGACGGCTACACCGTCACCGCCAACCGCCAGAGCTTCGACCGCTACCTCTTCAGGTCACGCGCCCTCGTCGACGTCAGCGCCATCGACCACTCCACCACGCTGCTGGGTGAACCTCTCGCGACGCCCATCGTCCTGGCGCCCACGGGCCTCGCGGGACTGCTCGCGCCCCGAGGCGAGGAGCTGGCCGCGAAGGCCGCGGCGAGCCGAGGCACCGTGTTCACCTTGAGCACCATGTCCATCGGCACCATCGAGGAGGTCGCCGCCGCCGCGTCCACGCCCCTCTGGTTCCAGCTCTACATCTGGAAGGACCGCAGCGTCACCCAATCCCTCCTCGACCGAGCCAAGGCGGCGGGCTACCGCGCGCTCTGCCTCACCGTCGACGTGCCCGTCATGGGCAACCGCGAACAGGACCGGCGCAACGGCTTCACCGTCCCGCCCCGCATCCACTTCGCCAACGTGCTGGATGTCCTGCGCCACCTCGGCTGGGTCCTCCGCATGTCCTCCAGCCCTCGCGCCACCTTCGGCAACTTCGTCGGCCACCCCGCGCTCACCCGCACCGACGCCGTGGGCGTCGCACGCTTCACCAATCACCAGTTCGACACCTCCGTGACCTGGAAGGACGTGGAGTGGCTTCGCTCCCACTGGCCCGGCCCCCTCGTCATCAAGGGCATCACGAACCCCGAGGACGCCCGGCGCGCGGTGTCGCTCGGCGTCGAAGCCCTCATCGTCTCGAACCACGGAGGCCGACAGCTCGACTTCCTCCCCGCCGCCATCGACCTCCTCCCGGAAGTCGTCGACGCGGTGGAGGGACGCGCGGAGGTCATCCTCGATGGCGGCATCCGCCGAGGCTCCGACATCGCCAAGGCCATCGCCATGGGCGCACGCGCCTGCATGGTGGGACGCCCCTTCCTCTACGGGCTGGCCGCGGATGGACAGGCAGGCGTGGAGCTCGCGCTCGACCTCCTCACCTCCGAGCTCGACCGCACGCTCGCCCTGCTCGGAAGGCCCCGGCTCAGCGACCTGGACCGCACCGCGCTGCGCGTCGACGCCCCCGCCTCACTCGAACCCCGCACGTCGCAGCGGCACGGAGCGACACCCACCTCCATGAGGCCGGTGGGTGGGACACACGACACCTGA
- the cobA gene encoding uroporphyrinogen-III C-methyltransferase, whose translation MKESSRGCVYLVGAGPGDPELLTLRAARLLREAHTVVHDRLIHPGVLEHARPHARLIYVGKEGGGESVRQEDINALLVTQARLGRTVVRLKGGDPFVFGRGAEEALALEAARIPYEVVPGLSAGIAAPSAAGIPVTHRDVSGEVTFATGFRVNGTPDWPFLARAQTLVMFMAGQRLEETTAALVAAGRAASTPAALVEAGTWEHQRVVEGTLSDVAEKAREAGLGSPSLLVVGEVVALRARLHSLTTRRDSSAGEVLPRFAEAGND comes from the coding sequence ATGAAGGAGTCGTCAAGAGGGTGCGTGTACCTGGTGGGGGCAGGCCCGGGAGACCCGGAGCTGCTCACGCTGCGCGCGGCGCGGCTGCTGCGCGAGGCGCACACGGTGGTGCATGACCGCCTCATCCACCCCGGTGTGCTGGAGCACGCACGTCCACATGCGCGGCTCATCTACGTGGGCAAGGAGGGGGGCGGAGAGTCCGTGCGGCAGGAGGACATCAACGCCCTGCTCGTCACCCAGGCGCGGCTGGGCCGCACCGTCGTCCGGCTCAAGGGAGGAGACCCGTTCGTCTTCGGCCGAGGCGCCGAGGAGGCCCTGGCGCTGGAGGCCGCGCGCATCCCGTATGAAGTCGTCCCGGGCCTCTCCGCCGGCATCGCCGCGCCCTCGGCCGCGGGCATCCCCGTCACGCATCGAGACGTGTCCGGTGAGGTGACGTTCGCCACGGGGTTTCGCGTGAATGGCACACCGGACTGGCCCTTCCTCGCGCGTGCCCAGACGTTGGTGATGTTCATGGCGGGCCAGCGCCTGGAGGAGACCACGGCGGCGCTCGTCGCCGCGGGCCGCGCGGCGTCCACCCCCGCGGCGCTGGTGGAGGCCGGCACCTGGGAGCACCAGCGCGTGGTGGAGGGCACCCTGTCGGACGTGGCCGAGAAGGCGCGCGAGGCGGGGCTGGGCTCTCCCTCGCTGCTCGTCGTCGGAGAGGTCGTCGCGCTGCGCGCCCGGCTCCACTCACTCACCACCCGAAGAGATTCAAGCGCGGGGGAAGTGCTTCCCCGATTCGCGGAGGCAGGAAATGACTGA
- a CDS encoding precorrin-2 dehydrogenase/sirohydrochlorin ferrochelatase family protein, whose translation MSTVTAIDYPVSLRLEGRRVLLVGGGPVAEGRALALLDAGARLHLIAPTLTDTLQRLASEGRLEWEPRTYRTGDTRGHALVLAATDDAEVNHQLVAEARAAGQWVNTADEPELCDFTLPSVERRGPITLAISTGGHAPALARHLRRELGAHIASHHVWLARLSGWLRRHLPRGPRRQHLLKRLVDGELGALRARGERGAVFTRLRSELKTWKSSGEPT comes from the coding sequence ATGAGCACCGTCACCGCCATCGACTATCCCGTGAGCCTCCGGCTGGAGGGGCGCCGCGTCCTGCTCGTGGGCGGCGGCCCCGTCGCCGAAGGGCGGGCCCTGGCCCTGCTCGACGCGGGCGCGCGGCTCCACCTCATCGCGCCCACCCTCACCGACACCCTCCAGCGCCTCGCCTCCGAGGGGCGGCTGGAGTGGGAGCCACGGACCTATCGCACGGGAGACACCCGAGGCCACGCGCTGGTGCTCGCCGCGACGGATGACGCCGAGGTGAACCACCAGCTCGTGGCCGAGGCACGCGCCGCGGGCCAGTGGGTGAACACCGCGGATGAGCCGGAGCTGTGCGACTTCACGCTGCCCTCGGTCGAGCGAAGAGGGCCCATCACCCTGGCCATCTCCACCGGAGGCCATGCCCCCGCGCTCGCCCGACACCTGCGGCGGGAGCTGGGAGCACACATCGCATCCCACCATGTCTGGCTCGCGCGGCTGAGCGGGTGGCTCCGGCGGCACCTGCCGCGAGGCCCCCGACGGCAGCACCTGCTGAAGCGACTGGTGGACGGAGAGCTGGGCGCGCTGCGGGCGCGCGGTGAGCGCGGAGCCGTCTTCACGCGGCTGCGCTCGGAACTGAAGACATGGAAGTCATCTGGAGAACCGACATGA
- a CDS encoding phosphoadenylyl-sulfate reductase: MSAKPSPSSTLARTPQDLLAAAAPFEAAPAEQVLAWVEQQLGERAAIASSFGVEDMVLIDLARKHAPSLRIFTLDTGRLPPETYEIIEVTRNRYGVTVETFFPDRTRVEALESEQGYFSFRRSLEARQECCAIRKLEPLRRALQGRDGWVTGLRREQSLNRNKVPVVEYDAEHGGLLKLNPLAAWSRKQVWAYVRDNGVPYNTLHDRGYASIGCAPCTRAVKPYEDERAGRWWWESREHSECGLHPVR; encoded by the coding sequence GTGTCCGCCAAGCCGTCTCCCTCTTCCACCCTCGCCCGTACGCCCCAGGACCTGCTCGCAGCGGCCGCGCCCTTCGAGGCCGCGCCCGCGGAGCAGGTCCTCGCCTGGGTCGAGCAACAGCTCGGTGAGCGCGCGGCCATCGCCTCGAGCTTCGGCGTGGAAGACATGGTCCTCATCGACCTGGCCCGCAAGCACGCCCCCAGCCTTCGCATCTTCACGCTCGACACGGGCCGGCTCCCTCCCGAGACGTACGAGATCATCGAGGTCACCCGCAACCGCTACGGCGTCACGGTGGAGACCTTCTTCCCGGACCGGACGCGCGTCGAGGCCCTGGAGTCGGAGCAGGGCTACTTCTCGTTCCGCCGGAGCCTGGAGGCGCGCCAGGAGTGCTGCGCCATCCGCAAGCTGGAGCCCCTGCGCCGCGCGCTGCAGGGCCGCGACGGCTGGGTGACGGGACTTCGGCGTGAGCAGTCGCTCAATCGCAACAAGGTCCCCGTCGTCGAATACGACGCCGAGCACGGCGGGCTGCTCAAGCTCAACCCGCTGGCCGCGTGGAGCCGCAAGCAGGTGTGGGCCTACGTCCGGGACAACGGCGTCCCCTACAACACGCTGCACGACCGGGGCTACGCGTCCATCGGCTGCGCTCCCTGCACGCGAGCGGTGAAGCCGTACGAAGACGAGCGCGCGGGCCGCTGGTGGTGGGAGTCGCGCGAGCACAGCGAATGCGGCCTCCACCCCGTCCGGTGA
- a CDS encoding AHH domain-containing protein → MDDWNCPFSHGKAGTVTNELDTDPAKLGTRMENGTSSRLWDDSSGKFEPKKISVDKQAASSAIQEPYEVYLALDHLGNSVRMPFSVAAHHLIPGEASLPQSRLIDYVKGGSVISSDIGYGVNGRENGIWLPTHHALSQNMPVLPSATKKHRYSALSKEGNREVASVVSLYTQAVMEKALVQFHDDHTQATGYSSFVVQILDKIQANLATIKNYNCSQCQKAKKNGGKLPPPYILVHRLNQVSSRLAGLLTGPAAGWRPPVYTSPHARAFANDSRQLSLRNRG, encoded by the coding sequence GTGGACGACTGGAACTGTCCATTCAGTCATGGCAAGGCAGGGACAGTCACCAACGAGCTCGACACGGATCCAGCAAAGCTCGGCACCCGCATGGAGAATGGCACGAGCAGCCGACTCTGGGACGACTCCTCCGGCAAGTTTGAACCCAAGAAGATCAGCGTCGACAAGCAGGCCGCGTCCTCAGCCATCCAGGAGCCCTACGAGGTCTACCTGGCACTGGACCATCTCGGTAACTCTGTCCGCATGCCATTCTCGGTTGCGGCTCATCATCTGATCCCCGGTGAGGCCTCCCTGCCCCAGAGCAGACTCATTGACTATGTAAAGGGTGGGAGCGTCATCAGCAGTGATATCGGTTATGGGGTCAACGGCCGCGAGAACGGCATCTGGCTCCCAACACATCATGCACTCTCCCAGAATATGCCTGTCTTGCCCTCCGCCACCAAGAAACACAGATACTCCGCGCTCAGCAAGGAGGGCAACAGAGAGGTTGCATCCGTCGTGAGCCTTTACACTCAGGCCGTCATGGAGAAGGCCCTCGTCCAGTTCCACGACGACCACACGCAGGCCACTGGCTACAGCTCTTTCGTTGTGCAGATCCTCGACAAAATCCAGGCGAACCTCGCGACCATCAAGAACTACAACTGCAGCCAGTGCCAGAAGGCCAAGAAGAACGGCGGGAAATTGCCACCACCGTATATCCTGGTTCATCGCCTCAACCAGGTCTCCAGTCGCCTGGCCGGACTTCTCACCGGCCCTGCCGCAGGTTGGCGTCCACCGGTCTACACCTCACCTCATGCGCGAGCATTCGCCAACGACTCGCGCCAGCTCTCCTTGAGAAACCGAGGATGA
- the cysD gene encoding sulfate adenylyltransferase subunit CysD — translation MTDTIHARSTHLQELEAESIHILRETVAEFANPVMLYSIGKDSQVLLHLARKAFHPAPLPFPLLHVDTTWKFRDMYTFRDNFVARHGLRLIVHQNRKALAEGINPFDHGSQKYTHAMKTQALLEALALHGFDAAFGGARRDEEKSRAKERVFSFRDKHGQWDPRRQRPELWNLYNGRVDAGESMRVFPLSNWTELDVWHYVLRERIPVVPLYFAAERPVIDRNGSLLMVDDERMRLRPGERPTLRKVRFRTLGCYPLSGAIESSATTVEAVIHEMVHARQSERQGRLIDHDEEGSMELKKREGYF, via the coding sequence ATGACTGACACCATCCACGCACGCTCCACCCATCTCCAGGAGCTGGAAGCGGAGAGCATCCACATCCTCCGGGAGACGGTGGCGGAGTTCGCCAACCCGGTGATGCTCTACAGCATCGGCAAGGACTCACAGGTCCTGTTGCACCTGGCGCGCAAGGCCTTCCACCCGGCGCCGCTGCCCTTCCCGCTGCTCCACGTCGACACCACCTGGAAGTTCCGGGACATGTACACGTTCCGGGACAACTTCGTGGCCCGGCACGGGCTGCGGCTCATCGTCCACCAGAACCGCAAGGCGCTCGCCGAGGGCATCAACCCCTTCGACCATGGCAGCCAGAAGTACACCCACGCGATGAAGACGCAGGCGCTGCTGGAGGCGCTCGCGCTGCACGGCTTCGACGCGGCGTTCGGTGGCGCCCGCCGCGACGAGGAGAAGTCCCGCGCCAAGGAGCGCGTCTTCTCCTTCCGCGACAAGCATGGCCAGTGGGACCCGCGCCGGCAGCGGCCGGAGCTGTGGAACCTCTACAACGGGCGCGTGGACGCGGGCGAGAGCATGCGCGTCTTCCCCCTGTCCAACTGGACGGAGCTGGACGTGTGGCACTACGTCCTGCGCGAGCGCATCCCCGTGGTGCCGCTCTACTTCGCCGCCGAGCGCCCCGTCATCGACCGGAACGGGTCGCTGCTGATGGTGGACGACGAGCGCATGCGCCTGCGTCCCGGTGAGCGCCCCACCTTGCGCAAGGTGCGCTTCCGCACGCTGGGCTGCTACCCGCTCAGCGGCGCCATCGAATCCTCCGCCACCACGGTGGAGGCCGTCATCCACGAGATGGTCCACGCGCGGCAGTCCGAGCGGCAGGGCCGGCTCATCGACCACGACGAAGAAGGCTCCATGGAGCTGAAGAAGCGCGAGGGATACTTCTGA
- a CDS encoding beta-ketoacyl synthase N-terminal-like domain-containing protein: MAGLADILAAGMMTPVGLSAETTAAAVRAGISRIRESDIQDKRFRSLRAGFLAEELLPPLTSDPRLPRTGLTARHRRMLRLATRALLQVIPDGEPAPLFLALPEPMRPTEAPIGDTFLAHLEVQLGREFDLRQSQVFQQGRAGGMVALASACQALRGGRISTALVGGVDTYLDLRRLTGLDQEERLLVDRATEGFLPGEGAAFLLLGAPGEARRQQRAPLAHILGVGTGTEEGHRYSDLPYRGDGLSQAFRQLFASDASSTPRIRHVYGSFNGEHFWAKEWGVSYVRHGRRFAEPLRVDHPVEFMGDTGAALGPLMSGLAAMGLAKGYHQGPILVWSSSDREARGAVLLGSRQEPGPTRAAILARSPHPTEHA; this comes from the coding sequence ATGGCTGGACTCGCGGACATCCTCGCTGCCGGAATGATGACACCAGTGGGTCTTTCGGCGGAGACCACCGCCGCGGCGGTTCGCGCGGGCATCTCTCGCATCCGCGAGTCAGACATCCAGGACAAGCGGTTTCGCTCCCTACGGGCAGGCTTCCTGGCGGAGGAACTCCTACCACCCCTGACGAGTGACCCGAGGCTCCCTCGAACCGGCCTGACCGCGCGCCACCGACGCATGCTCCGGTTGGCGACACGGGCACTGCTTCAAGTCATCCCAGATGGCGAGCCCGCCCCGTTGTTCCTGGCCTTGCCCGAACCCATGAGGCCCACGGAGGCCCCCATCGGTGACACCTTCCTCGCGCATCTGGAGGTGCAGCTCGGAAGGGAGTTCGACCTGCGGCAGAGCCAGGTCTTTCAGCAAGGAAGAGCCGGTGGAATGGTCGCGCTGGCGAGCGCGTGCCAGGCATTGCGCGGCGGCCGTATCAGCACCGCGCTCGTGGGGGGCGTCGACACGTACCTGGACCTGCGCCGGCTCACGGGGCTGGACCAGGAGGAGCGACTCCTCGTTGATCGCGCGACCGAGGGGTTTCTCCCCGGAGAGGGAGCGGCGTTTCTGCTCCTCGGTGCGCCGGGAGAAGCGCGCCGCCAGCAGCGCGCCCCACTCGCGCACATCCTCGGGGTGGGAACAGGCACGGAAGAGGGCCATCGCTACAGCGACCTCCCCTATCGAGGAGACGGGCTGTCCCAGGCCTTTCGCCAGCTCTTCGCAAGTGACGCCTCGAGCACACCGAGGATCCGCCACGTCTACGGGAGCTTCAATGGGGAGCACTTCTGGGCCAAGGAGTGGGGCGTCTCCTACGTCCGGCACGGTCGGCGGTTCGCGGAGCCACTGCGGGTCGATCATCCCGTCGAGTTCATGGGCGACACAGGAGCCGCGCTTGGCCCGTTGATGTCAGGGCTCGCGGCGATGGGCCTCGCCAAGGGGTACCACCAGGGCCCCATCCTCGTATGGTCCTCCTCGGACCGGGAGGCACGAGGCGCCGTGCTCCTGGGTTCACGACAGGAGCCGGGGCCAACCCGTGCTGCTATCCTCGCCAGAAGCCCACACCCCACGGAGCACGCGTGA
- a CDS encoding assimilatory sulfite reductase (NADPH) flavoprotein subunit, protein MSAPSPGVLPRPAPPFVDAVLGGEKGTQLLRLVEGLDPAALHWLSGYAAGLAVRTGTAAVLAVPITSVEPPAPAPEAPTSPLTIVYGTQTGNSRHLAERLKRQAEGAGLPVRLLRASEYPVRELAREKFLAVVISTQGDGDPPDDSRAFYEFLLAKRAPRLEGLRFTVLGLGDSSYPKFCEVGRVLDARLVELGATRLTERADCDLDFEPIAAGWLDQTLARTREAVEPRAPAVATVVPLRGAPSLPTVGKEAPFSAAVLVNQRITGRGALKDVRHVELSLEGSGLEYLPGDSLGVWAPNASELVEAVLTQQRLDGAETVTRDGKTLPLSRWLTDELELTRLSRPFLERHASLAESSALQTLLSPSGVESFRALLKSHQVIDMLRQHPARWGAKELVLALRKQTPRLYSIASSPKRVGAEAHLTVSVVDYTAFGERHLGNASYHLATRGTEEDTVRVFVESNDRFRLPEDSSRDVVMIGPGTGVAPFRAFVQERAEVGARGRNWLFFGEQHFRSQFLYQTEWQEALKKKTLHRLSVAFSRDTAEKVYVQHRLREQGKELFAWLEGGASLYVCGDAQRMAPDVHEALVDVVAQHGDRSREAAEDWLKSLRDERRYLRDVY, encoded by the coding sequence ATGAGCGCCCCATCCCCCGGTGTCCTCCCAAGACCCGCGCCGCCCTTCGTCGACGCGGTGCTGGGTGGGGAGAAGGGCACGCAGTTGCTGCGCCTCGTGGAGGGGTTGGACCCGGCGGCCCTGCACTGGCTCAGCGGCTATGCCGCGGGCCTCGCCGTCCGCACGGGCACGGCCGCCGTGCTCGCTGTCCCCATCACCTCGGTGGAGCCTCCCGCGCCCGCCCCGGAAGCCCCCACATCGCCGCTCACCATCGTCTACGGCACCCAGACGGGCAACAGCCGTCACCTCGCGGAGCGGCTCAAGCGGCAGGCGGAGGGCGCGGGCCTCCCGGTGCGGCTCCTCCGGGCCAGCGAGTACCCGGTGCGAGAGCTGGCGCGAGAGAAGTTCCTCGCCGTGGTCATCAGCACGCAGGGAGACGGAGACCCGCCCGACGACTCGCGCGCGTTCTACGAGTTCCTGCTCGCCAAGCGGGCCCCTCGCCTGGAGGGGTTGCGCTTCACGGTGCTGGGGCTCGGCGACTCCAGCTATCCGAAGTTCTGCGAAGTCGGACGGGTGCTCGACGCGCGGTTGGTGGAGCTGGGCGCCACGCGGCTCACGGAGCGCGCGGACTGCGACCTGGACTTCGAGCCCATCGCCGCGGGCTGGCTGGACCAGACGCTCGCCCGCACGCGGGAGGCGGTCGAGCCTCGTGCGCCCGCCGTCGCCACCGTCGTCCCGCTGCGAGGAGCGCCCTCGCTCCCCACCGTGGGAAAGGAGGCGCCCTTCAGCGCGGCGGTGCTCGTCAACCAACGCATCACCGGCCGAGGCGCGCTCAAGGATGTCCGCCACGTCGAGCTCTCACTCGAGGGCTCCGGCCTGGAGTACCTCCCCGGCGACTCGCTGGGGGTCTGGGCCCCCAACGCCTCCGAATTGGTGGAGGCCGTGCTGACGCAGCAGCGCTTGGACGGAGCCGAGACGGTGACGCGCGATGGGAAGACGCTGCCCCTGTCGCGCTGGCTCACGGATGAGCTGGAGCTGACCCGGCTGAGCCGTCCCTTCCTGGAGCGCCACGCCTCGCTCGCGGAGAGCAGCGCGCTTCAGACCCTGCTGTCCCCCTCGGGTGTGGAGTCCTTCCGCGCGCTGCTGAAGAGCCATCAGGTCATCGACATGCTCCGTCAGCACCCCGCGCGGTGGGGCGCGAAGGAGCTGGTCCTCGCGCTGCGCAAGCAGACGCCTCGGCTGTATTCGATTGCCTCCAGTCCCAAGCGGGTGGGCGCGGAGGCCCACCTCACGGTGTCGGTGGTCGACTACACCGCCTTCGGTGAGCGCCACCTGGGCAACGCGTCGTACCACCTGGCCACGCGAGGCACGGAGGAGGACACCGTCCGCGTCTTCGTGGAGAGCAATGACCGCTTCCGGCTTCCGGAGGACTCCAGCCGCGACGTGGTGATGATTGGTCCCGGCACGGGCGTCGCGCCCTTCCGGGCCTTCGTCCAGGAGCGCGCCGAGGTGGGCGCACGCGGCCGCAACTGGCTCTTCTTCGGAGAGCAGCACTTCCGCAGCCAGTTCCTCTACCAGACGGAGTGGCAGGAGGCGCTGAAGAAGAAGACGCTCCACCGGCTCTCGGTCGCCTTCTCCCGCGACACCGCGGAGAAGGTCTACGTCCAGCACCGCCTGCGCGAGCAGGGCAAGGAGCTCTTCGCGTGGCTGGAGGGAGGAGCATCCCTCTACGTGTGCGGCGACGCGCAGCGCATGGCCCCCGATGTCCACGAGGCGCTGGTCGACGTCGTCGCCCAGCACGGCGACCGGAGCCGCGAGGCCGCCGAGGACTGGCTCAAGAGTCTGCGCGATGAGCGCCGCTACCTGCGCGACGTCTACTGA